Proteins encoded within one genomic window of Clostridia bacterium:
- the murC gene encoding UDP-N-acetylmuramate--L-alanine ligase, giving the protein MQKPLLYENKKHIHFIGAGGVNMSALALVMRNKGFEVSGSDANCTPLTQKLEAAGVTMTYAHKPENVHGADLVVYTAAIAKDNPERVEAENLNIPMAERSTFLGELMLSYQNVCCIAGTHGKTTTSSMAGIVMHDAGLDPTVMVGGNVKELGGNLRIGQSDCFVAEACEYVESFLEFHPTTAIILNVDEDHLDYFTGMDHIISAFHKFCDLVPENGCVIVNGTDPEALKAVENIKAPVKTFGYDKTNTVYAKDITFNSENCASYTLVKEGKEMGEISLSVPGKHNILNSLSVALYALENGVSFESLAKSLNRFGGTGRRFERKGEYNGALLIDDYAHHPTEIRATMESANNFEGRKIVAIFQSHTYTRTHALLKEFSECFDLADEIIVTDIYAAREKDTGLVKPTDLTALLEKRGKNTKYIKTFPEIADYLKSIASDDKLFVTIGAGDVFKVLDLMKD; this is encoded by the coding sequence GTGCAAAAACCTTTGCTTTACGAAAATAAAAAACATATTCATTTCATTGGCGCAGGCGGTGTAAACATGTCCGCACTTGCCCTTGTGATGCGGAATAAAGGATTTGAGGTTTCCGGCTCTGATGCAAATTGTACACCCCTTACCCAAAAGCTTGAAGCGGCAGGCGTTACCATGACCTATGCCCATAAGCCCGAAAACGTACATGGTGCTGACCTTGTAGTATACACCGCGGCAATCGCAAAAGACAATCCCGAACGCGTAGAAGCGGAAAATTTAAACATTCCCATGGCAGAGCGAAGCACTTTTCTGGGTGAACTGATGTTAAGCTATCAGAATGTCTGCTGCATCGCAGGCACCCACGGCAAAACCACCACCTCGTCCATGGCAGGCATTGTGATGCATGATGCAGGGCTTGACCCCACCGTAATGGTTGGCGGTAATGTAAAGGAATTGGGCGGAAATTTGCGTATCGGACAGAGCGACTGCTTTGTGGCTGAAGCCTGCGAATATGTGGAAAGCTTTTTGGAATTCCACCCCACCACCGCCATTATCTTAAATGTGGACGAAGACCATTTAGATTATTTTACGGGAATGGATCACATCATTTCGGCATTTCACAAGTTCTGTGATTTGGTACCCGAAAACGGCTGTGTCATTGTAAACGGCACAGATCCCGAGGCTTTAAAAGCCGTTGAAAACATCAAAGCACCCGTTAAAACCTTCGGCTATGATAAAACCAACACGGTGTATGCCAAGGACATTACCTTTAACAGCGAAAACTGCGCTTCCTACACCCTTGTGAAAGAGGGCAAAGAGATGGGCGAAATTTCCCTTTCGGTACCCGGCAAGCACAACATTTTAAACAGCCTTTCGGTTGCCCTTTACGCCCTGGAAAACGGTGTTTCCTTTGAAAGCCTTGCCAAAAGCCTTAACCGCTTTGGCGGTACGGGCAGACGCTTTGAAAGAAAAGGCGAATACAACGGTGCGCTTTTGATTGACGACTATGCCCACCACCCCACCGAAATCCGTGCCACCATGGAATCGGCAAACAATTTTGAGGGCAGAAAAATCGTGGCAATTTTCCAGTCCCACACCTATACACGCACCCACGCATTGCTCAAGGAATTTTCCGAATGCTTTGATTTGGCAGACGAAATCATTGTAACCGACATTTATGCAGCGCGTGAAAAGGACACGGGACTTGTAAAGCCCACCGACCTTACCGCTTTGCTTGAAAAACGGGGCAAGAACACCAAGTACATCAAAACCTTCCCCGAAATCGCGGATTATTTAAAATCCATCGCATCAGATGATAAGCTGTTTGTAACCATCGGTGCAGGTGACGTATTCAAAGTTTTGGATTTAATGAAAGACTAA
- a CDS encoding homoserine dehydrogenase gives MINVAILGFGVVGSGVMEIISERADELVGKTGEKLNVKYILDIRDFSAHPMAEKFTKSFDVILDDPEVSVVAEVIGGLDPAYTYTKKALEAGKNVVTSNKELVARKGAELLRIAKENGVSYLFEASVGGGIPIIRPLNQCLAANRITEMMGILNGTTNYILTSMIRKGNSFEEALAKAQELGYAERNPEADVEGIDACRKVSILASLVTGKTVDSEKIHTEGITKITLQDVKCAETLGFVIKLIGYIQVCGEQVFTRVSPLLIEKTSPLAGIEDVFNGVLVVGDSTGEVMFYGKGAGKRPTASAVVADIIDIAQNNPTGKFMWQDTEDKNFMVPLSESNSHFFLRVQNVKEELLEKVFGKIVAISNTDDNEIAFITCEMNEKEFEEKKDILGYGNVISCIRVHR, from the coding sequence ATGATTAACGTGGCAATCTTAGGCTTTGGCGTGGTTGGCTCCGGCGTAATGGAAATTATTTCCGAGCGGGCGGACGAGCTTGTGGGCAAAACCGGCGAAAAGCTGAATGTGAAATATATTCTGGATATCCGGGATTTCAGCGCCCATCCCATGGCTGAAAAATTCACCAAGAGCTTTGATGTGATTTTAGACGATCCGGAGGTTTCTGTGGTGGCTGAGGTCATTGGTGGCTTAGATCCTGCATATACTTATACGAAAAAGGCTCTGGAGGCAGGAAAAAATGTGGTAACCTCCAACAAAGAATTGGTGGCACGAAAAGGCGCAGAGCTTTTGCGTATCGCAAAGGAAAACGGTGTGAGCTATCTGTTTGAGGCAAGCGTTGGCGGCGGTATTCCGATTATCCGTCCCTTAAACCAGTGCTTAGCGGCAAACCGCATTACCGAAATGATGGGTATTTTAAACGGTACCACCAACTATATCTTAACCTCGATGATCCGCAAAGGCAACAGCTTTGAAGAAGCACTTGCCAAGGCACAGGAGTTAGGGTATGCAGAGCGTAATCCCGAAGCGGATGTGGAGGGGATTGATGCCTGCCGTAAGGTGTCTATCTTAGCTTCCCTGGTAACAGGCAAAACGGTGGATTCGGAAAAAATACATACCGAGGGTATTACCAAAATCACCTTGCAGGATGTAAAGTGTGCAGAAACCTTAGGCTTTGTGATTAAGCTGATTGGCTACATTCAGGTTTGCGGTGAACAGGTGTTTACCCGCGTGTCTCCGCTTTTGATTGAAAAGACCAGTCCTCTTGCAGGGATTGAAGATGTATTTAACGGCGTTCTGGTTGTGGGCGACTCCACCGGTGAAGTGATGTTTTACGGTAAAGGCGCAGGTAAGCGTCCTACAGCAAGTGCTGTGGTTGCCGATATCATTGATATTGCCCAGAACAACCCCACAGGCAAGTTCATGTGGCAGGATACCGAGGACAAAAACTTTATGGTGCCTCTTTCGGAAAGCAATTCTCACTTCTTCCTGCGTGTGCAGAATGTAAAAGAAGAGCTTCTGGAAAAGGTATTCGGCAAAATTGTTGCCATTTCCAATACGGATGACAACGAAATTGCATTTATCACCTGCGAAATGAACGAAAAGGAATTTGAAGAGAAGAAAGATATCCTGGGTTATGGAAACGTGATTTCCTGTATCCGGGTACACAGATAA
- a CDS encoding aspartate kinase has translation MALIVKKFGGSSVADAAKVMNVAGRITDTYKEGNSVVVVVSAQGDTTDELIEKANEINPKHSKREMDMLLSTGEQISIALLAMAIEKLGFPVVSLTGWQLGMITDSHYGTARIKKIQSERIRKELDKNNIVIVAGFQGINQFGDITTLGRGGSDTSAVAIAAALHADLCEIYTDVDGVYTADPRIVPEAKKLNEITYDEMLELASLGANVLHNRSVELAKKYRVNLEVKSSFEKVPGTVVKEEIKMERMLVRGVARDNDVARIAIMGVKDEPGIAFRIFSLLSKHKINVDIILQSIGRENTKDISFTVSESIADETMRIINENMEMIGAEKVTCSDEFSKVSIVGAGMVNNPGVAATMFEALFDVGVNIHMISTSESKVSVLVKKANAEKAVRAIHNKFDFTE, from the coding sequence ATGGCATTAATAGTTAAAAAATTTGGTGGCAGTTCTGTGGCAGATGCCGCAAAGGTAATGAATGTTGCCGGCAGAATTACAGATACCTATAAGGAAGGCAATTCCGTTGTGGTTGTTGTTTCTGCCCAGGGCGATACCACAGACGAACTGATTGAAAAAGCAAACGAAATCAATCCCAAGCATTCCAAGCGCGAAATGGATATGCTTCTTTCTACAGGTGAACAGATTTCCATTGCACTTCTTGCAATGGCGATTGAAAAGCTGGGCTTCCCGGTGGTATCTTTAACCGGCTGGCAGCTGGGCATGATTACCGACAGCCATTACGGTACAGCAAGAATCAAGAAGATTCAGAGTGAAAGAATCCGCAAGGAGCTGGACAAAAACAACATTGTAATTGTGGCAGGCTTCCAGGGCATTAACCAGTTTGGGGACATCACAACCTTGGGCCGTGGTGGCTCGGATACCTCTGCGGTGGCAATTGCGGCAGCACTGCATGCAGACCTTTGCGAAATCTACACAGATGTTGATGGCGTATATACGGCAGACCCGCGTATTGTGCCCGAAGCAAAGAAATTAAATGAAATCACCTACGACGAAATGTTGGAGCTTGCATCGCTCGGTGCAAATGTATTACATAACCGTTCGGTGGAATTGGCGAAAAAATACAGAGTAAACTTAGAAGTAAAATCCAGTTTTGAAAAGGTACCCGGTACTGTGGTTAAGGAGGAAATTAAAATGGAAAGAATGTTAGTCAGAGGCGTAGCAAGAGATAACGACGTTGCAAGAATTGCAATCATGGGTGTAAAAGACGAACCCGGTATTGCATTCCGCATTTTCTCTCTTTTGAGCAAGCATAAGATTAATGTAGATATTATTTTGCAGTCCATCGGCAGAGAAAACACAAAGGATATTTCCTTTACCGTTTCCGAAAGCATTGCAGATGAAACCATGAGAATTATCAATGAAAATATGGAAATGATCGGTGCAGAAAAGGTTACCTGCTCGGATGAATTCTCCAAAGTATCCATCGTAGGTGCCGGCATGGTAAACAACCCCGGTGTTGCGGCAACCATGTTTGAAGCTTTGTTTGATGTGGGTGTAAACATTCATATGATTTCCACCTCCGAAAGCAAGGTTTCTGTTCTTGTCAAGAAGGCAAATGCAGAAAAAGCGGTTCGTGCAATTCACAATAAGTTTGATTTTACCGAATAA
- the rlmB gene encoding 23S rRNA (guanosine(2251)-2'-O)-methyltransferase RlmB, translated as MEQNFAEGRIEGRNPVLEALKSGKTIDKIYLLKGEGQGSVVKIRSLAKQKKIPIVELDRKKMDEMSVSHSHQGVIALVSPVDYVSVQDILDRAAAKGEKPFIVVLDEVEDPHNLGSIIRTANGAGVHGILIPKHRSTGITATVAKVAAGACFYTPVAKVTNLVRTMEELKEQGIWFYGADMDGEKTVFETDFSGGCGIVIGNEGKGISRLVREKCDFIVSIPMHGEIESLNASVSAGIFMYQAAYSRNK; from the coding sequence ATGGAACAAAACTTTGCAGAGGGCCGTATTGAAGGCAGAAATCCTGTTCTGGAGGCTTTGAAAAGCGGTAAAACCATTGATAAAATTTATCTTTTGAAGGGAGAGGGACAAGGCTCTGTGGTCAAAATCCGCTCCCTCGCCAAGCAAAAGAAAATTCCCATTGTGGAACTTGACCGCAAAAAAATGGATGAGATGAGTGTGAGCCACAGCCATCAGGGTGTGATTGCACTGGTTTCCCCGGTGGATTATGTGTCGGTGCAGGATATTTTAGACCGCGCCGCAGCAAAAGGGGAAAAGCCTTTTATAGTGGTGTTGGACGAAGTGGAAGACCCGCATAATCTGGGGTCGATTATAAGAACAGCCAACGGTGCAGGGGTGCACGGCATTTTGATTCCGAAGCACAGAAGCACAGGCATTACCGCAACGGTGGCAAAGGTTGCGGCAGGGGCTTGCTTTTATACTCCTGTGGCAAAGGTGACAAATTTAGTGCGCACCATGGAAGAACTTAAAGAGCAAGGTATTTGGTTTTACGGCGCGGACATGGACGGTGAAAAGACGGTGTTTGAAACCGATTTTTCAGGCGGATGCGGGATTGTTATCGGTAACGAGGGCAAGGGCATCAGCCGTCTGGTACGGGAAAAGTGCGATTTTATCGTAAGCATTCCCATGCATGGCGAAATTGAGTCCTTGAATGCGTCGGTGTCGGCAGGTATTTTTATGTATCAGGCAGCATACAGCAGAAATAAGTAA
- a CDS encoding ACT domain-containing protein has product MKAVITVIGVDKVGIIARISGLLAELNINILDINQTIMNDLFTMIMYTDIKDRKIEFSEISDALEKLGDEMGLQVRITHEDIYKSMHRI; this is encoded by the coding sequence ATGAAAGCAGTTATTACGGTTATCGGTGTGGATAAGGTGGGCATTATTGCCAGAATCAGCGGTCTTTTGGCTGAGCTGAACATCAATATTTTGGACATCAACCAGACCATCATGAACGATTTGTTCACCATGATTATGTACACAGACATCAAGGACAGAAAAATTGAATTTTCTGAAATCTCGGATGCTTTGGAAAAACTGGGAGACGAGATGGGTCTGCAGGTTCGTATCACGCATGAGGACATCTATAAGTCCATGCACAGAATTTAG
- a CDS encoding PFL family protein, whose product MINSFEILETIKMIQEENLDIRTITMGISLLDCVRDSVDETATKIYDKIAKKAENLVATGDDIGVKYGIPIINKRVSVTPIALLANGKSPEDYVKYAIALEKAAQTVGINFIGGFSALVQKGYTEHDKLLIDAIPEALKQTQHVCSSVNVGSTKAGINMDAVYKMGQIIKQTAEITKEQGAIGCAKLVVFCNAVEDNPFMAGAFHGVTEPESVINVGVSGPGVVKCALEKVKDGDFMQVAETIKKTAFKITRVGQLVASEAAKRLNTPFGIVDLSLAPTPAVGDSVAHILEEMGLERCGTHGTTAALALLNDAVKKGGVMASSSVGGLSGAFIPVSEDAGMIRATQDGALSLEKLEAMTCVCSVGLDMIAIPGDTSAETISGIIADEAAIGMINQKTTAVRLIPAPGTKEGDMVEFGGLLGSAPVMRVNPFDNTKFVRRGGRIPAPIHSLKN is encoded by the coding sequence GTGATTAATTCATTTGAAATTTTAGAAACCATCAAAATGATTCAGGAAGAAAATTTGGATATCCGTACCATTACCATGGGTATTTCTCTTCTTGACTGCGTGCGGGATTCGGTGGACGAGACCGCAACGAAAATTTATGATAAAATTGCCAAAAAAGCGGAAAACTTAGTGGCAACCGGGGATGACATCGGTGTAAAATACGGTATTCCGATTATCAATAAGCGTGTTTCGGTTACACCCATTGCGCTTCTTGCCAACGGCAAAAGTCCTGAAGATTATGTAAAATATGCCATTGCTCTGGAAAAGGCGGCGCAAACGGTTGGTATAAACTTTATCGGCGGTTTTTCTGCGCTGGTGCAAAAAGGCTATACCGAGCATGACAAGCTTTTGATTGATGCGATTCCTGAGGCTTTAAAGCAGACACAGCATGTTTGCTCTTCGGTAAATGTAGGCTCCACAAAGGCAGGTATTAACATGGATGCCGTTTACAAAATGGGGCAAATTATTAAACAGACTGCAGAAATTACAAAGGAGCAGGGTGCAATCGGTTGTGCAAAGCTGGTGGTATTTTGCAATGCGGTGGAGGACAATCCCTTCATGGCAGGTGCATTTCACGGTGTTACCGAGCCTGAGTCGGTGATTAATGTGGGCGTTTCCGGACCCGGTGTTGTAAAATGTGCCTTGGAAAAGGTGAAAGACGGGGACTTTATGCAGGTTGCCGAAACCATTAAGAAAACAGCCTTTAAAATTACCCGTGTGGGTCAGCTGGTGGCATCTGAAGCGGCAAAGCGGTTAAACACTCCCTTTGGTATTGTGGATTTATCGCTCGCACCGACCCCTGCAGTGGGTGACAGTGTGGCACATATCTTAGAAGAAATGGGCTTGGAGCGCTGCGGTACCCATGGTACAACGGCGGCACTGGCACTTTTAAACGATGCGGTAAAGAAGGGTGGCGTTATGGCTTCCTCTTCGGTTGGCGGTTTGTCGGGTGCATTCATTCCGGTATCTGAGGATGCAGGTATGATTCGTGCCACACAGGACGGTGCATTGTCTTTGGAAAAATTAGAGGCAATGACTTGCGTATGCTCTGTGGGACTTGACATGATTGCTATTCCCGGGGACACCTCTGCCGAAACCATTTCGGGCATCATTGCAGACGAAGCGGCAATCGGTATGATTAACCAGAAGACCACCGCAGTACGTTTAATTCCTGCGCCCGGCACAAAAGAGGGCGATATGGTGGAATTCGGCGGATTGCTTGGTTCTGCACCGGTTATGCGTGTGAATCCTTTTGACAACACCAAATTTGTACGGCGCGGCGGCAGAATTCCTGCGCCTATTCACAGTCTTAAAAACTAA
- the cysK gene encoding cysteine synthase A: MALFRSVSETVGNTPLVRLANFEKELQLNCKLYGKLECFNPAGSAKDRVALSMICDAEEKGFLKPGGTIVEPTSGNTGIGLASCGVPRGYKVILTMPDSMSVERIALLKAYGAEVILTPGALGMQGAIDKATEIVANTEGAFMAGQFTNPANVKAHYEGTGPEIYRDLPETDIFIAGVGTGGTLSGVGKFLKEQNKNIKVLAVEPADSPLLSGGKAGPHKIQGIGANFIPEILDRDVYDEVIAIPHENAYEMGNLLAKKEGILVGISAGAALFAASLVAKRPENKDKSIVVLLPDSGERYMSTPLFGK; encoded by the coding sequence ATGGCATTATTTCGGTCTGTGTCCGAAACGGTGGGGAATACCCCTTTGGTTCGGCTCGCAAATTTTGAAAAAGAATTACAATTGAATTGCAAGCTTTACGGAAAATTAGAGTGTTTTAATCCTGCAGGCAGTGCCAAGGACAGAGTTGCACTTTCCATGATTTGCGACGCAGAGGAAAAAGGCTTTTTAAAGCCGGGCGGCACAATTGTAGAGCCAACCTCGGGCAATACGGGCATCGGACTTGCTTCTTGCGGTGTGCCGAGAGGGTATAAGGTGATTTTAACCATGCCCGACAGCATGAGCGTAGAGCGCATTGCCCTTTTAAAAGCCTATGGGGCTGAGGTTATTTTAACCCCCGGTGCTTTGGGTATGCAAGGCGCGATTGACAAGGCAACCGAAATTGTAGCCAATACAGAGGGTGCATTTATGGCAGGGCAATTTACAAATCCTGCAAACGTAAAGGCGCATTACGAGGGTACGGGCCCCGAGATTTACAGGGATTTGCCCGAAACAGATATTTTTATTGCCGGTGTGGGCACCGGTGGCACGTTAAGCGGTGTCGGTAAATTTTTAAAAGAACAGAACAAAAATATTAAGGTTTTGGCAGTAGAGCCTGCAGATTCGCCCCTTTTATCGGGCGGTAAGGCAGGTCCGCACAAAATTCAGGGTATCGGCGCAAATTTTATTCCTGAGATTTTAGACAGAGATGTGTACGATGAAGTGATTGCAATACCCCATGAAAACGCGTATGAAATGGGAAATCTCCTGGCAAAAAAAGAGGGAATTTTAGTGGGTATTTCAGCAGGTGCGGCACTTTTTGCGGCATCTCTTGTTGCCAAACGGCCCGAAAACAAAGATAAAAGCATAGTGGTGCTGCTTCCGGACAGTGGTGAGCGTTATATGTCAACGCCCCTGTTTGGAAAATAG
- a CDS encoding ATP-dependent Clp protease ATP-binding subunit, with product MLCVKCKKNMAVVFIKKLEAGKQTTEGYCIACAGELGFSPLNDMMKQMGMTEEDMESMQDQMSSMMEMLENGEVPPEMEPFMGSLGFADGMPGNSDAGQPESDKKTDKKDKKQAKNGRQRPRMLDTFGTNLNKKAKEGKVDRIIGRDKEIERVVQILNRRAKNNPALIGEPGVGKTAIAEALALKIIEGKVPAKLQDKVIYLVDFAAMVAGTQFRGQFEQRVKALLDEAKADGNVVLVIDELHNIVGGAGSDGALSAANILKPALARGEIQIVGATTLAEYRKYIEKDAALERRFQPVMVEEPSAEESIEIIKGIRDYYEKHHHIVITDDVIRQAVLLSKRFIQGRFLPDKAIDVIDEAGSKANLDNEILTQYTILSRKKAEADKELAELENSGEENVDYEKIANLKSKCCALSEQLSALEPQVKSTVLTAEDVAQVIEMWANVPVSKIGLHEGEQLMGLESAIQKSIIGQDEAASAVAKAIRRKRAGVEGRNKPASFIFVGPTGVGKTELVKVLTKEMFGSEDDLIRLDMTEYSEAHAVSKLIGSPPGYVGYEEAGQLTEKVRRKPYSVILFDEIEKAHSSIYNILLQMLDEGRLTDSQGRVVNFENTVIILTSNAGIGFGNENLGFASVVESEENIANDKLKQIFKPELLNRVDEIVVFKKLKLESFVKIAEIIVREVQDALLEKGITLEVSDEALHMLAQKGFSEKYGARELRRTVQRTIGDKIADRIVSGEIGFGDVVRAKVADGNLIIE from the coding sequence ATGCTTTGTGTGAAGTGTAAGAAAAATATGGCTGTTGTATTCATAAAAAAATTGGAGGCAGGAAAACAGACTACCGAGGGCTATTGTATTGCCTGTGCAGGGGAGTTGGGCTTTTCACCTTTAAACGATATGATGAAGCAGATGGGTATGACCGAAGAGGATATGGAATCCATGCAGGATCAGATGTCATCCATGATGGAAATGCTGGAAAACGGTGAAGTTCCGCCCGAAATGGAGCCTTTTATGGGTTCATTGGGCTTTGCGGACGGTATGCCGGGCAACAGCGATGCAGGTCAGCCCGAATCGGATAAAAAAACCGATAAAAAAGACAAAAAACAGGCAAAAAACGGCAGACAGCGTCCGAGAATGCTGGATACCTTTGGCACAAACTTAAATAAAAAGGCAAAAGAAGGTAAGGTGGACCGCATCATTGGCAGGGATAAGGAAATCGAGCGCGTAGTGCAGATTTTAAACCGCCGTGCCAAGAACAATCCGGCACTGATCGGTGAGCCGGGTGTAGGTAAAACCGCCATTGCAGAGGCGTTGGCGCTTAAAATTATTGAAGGAAAAGTCCCTGCAAAGTTGCAGGATAAGGTGATATACTTAGTGGACTTTGCGGCAATGGTTGCAGGAACCCAGTTCCGCGGTCAGTTTGAGCAAAGGGTTAAGGCACTTTTGGATGAAGCGAAAGCCGACGGTAATGTGGTGCTTGTGATTGACGAGCTGCACAACATCGTGGGTGGTGCAGGCTCTGACGGAGCACTTTCTGCCGCAAACATTCTAAAGCCTGCCTTAGCAAGAGGTGAAATTCAGATTGTGGGTGCCACAACCCTTGCAGAATACAGAAAATACATTGAAAAGGACGCTGCATTAGAGCGTCGTTTCCAACCCGTAATGGTGGAAGAACCCTCGGCAGAGGAGTCTATTGAAATCATAAAGGGTATCCGGGATTATTATGAAAAGCATCATCATATTGTAATCACAGATGATGTAATCCGTCAGGCTGTTTTACTGTCTAAGCGGTTTATTCAGGGTCGTTTCTTACCTGATAAGGCAATTGACGTGATTGACGAGGCAGGGTCTAAGGCGAATTTAGACAATGAAATTTTAACCCAGTACACCATTTTGTCACGCAAAAAGGCAGAGGCGGACAAAGAACTTGCCGAGCTGGAAAACAGCGGTGAGGAAAATGTGGATTATGAGAAAATTGCCAATTTAAAAAGCAAATGCTGTGCCCTTTCGGAGCAGCTTTCGGCATTAGAGCCACAGGTGAAAAGCACCGTGCTTACCGCAGAGGATGTGGCACAGGTTATTGAAATGTGGGCAAATGTGCCGGTGAGCAAAATCGGTTTGCACGAGGGTGAACAACTGATGGGCTTGGAAAGTGCCATTCAGAAAAGCATCATCGGGCAGGACGAGGCGGCATCTGCCGTTGCCAAGGCAATCCGTCGCAAGCGCGCAGGGGTTGAGGGCAGAAACAAGCCGGCTTCCTTTATATTTGTAGGTCCTACCGGTGTGGGCAAAACCGAGCTTGTAAAAGTGCTGACCAAAGAAATGTTCGGGTCCGAGGATGATTTGATTCGCTTGGATATGACCGAGTATTCCGAGGCACATGCGGTATCCAAGCTTATTGGTTCGCCTCCGGGTTATGTGGGCTATGAAGAAGCCGGACAGCTGACCGAAAAGGTGAGAAGAAAGCCTTATTCGGTGATTTTATTTGATGAAATCGAAAAGGCACACAGCAGTATTTACAATATATTGCTACAGATGTTAGACGAAGGCAGACTCACCGATTCGCAGGGACGCGTGGTGAATTTTGAGAATACCGTGATTATTTTAACCTCTAACGCAGGTATTGGGTTTGGCAATGAGAATTTAGGCTTTGCTTCTGTGGTAGAGTCGGAAGAAAACATTGCAAACGATAAGTTGAAGCAGATTTTTAAGCCCGAGCTTTTAAACCGTGTGGATGAAATTGTGGTGTTTAAAAAGCTTAAGCTTGAAAGCTTTGTGAAAATTGCGGAGATTATTGTGCGTGAGGTGCAGGATGCGCTTTTGGAAAAGGGCATTACCTTAGAGGTGAGCGACGAGGCACTTCATATGCTTGCACAAAAAGGCTTTAGTGAAAAATACGGAGCAAGAGAACTAAGACGAACGGTTCAGCGTACCATCGGCGACAAAATTGCAGACCGTATTGTGTCGGGCGAGATTGGCTTTGGCGATGTGGTGCGTGCCAAGGTAGCAGACGGAAATCTTATCATAGAATAA